The proteins below are encoded in one region of Qipengyuania sp. HL-TH1:
- a CDS encoding intermembrane phospholipid transport protein YdbH family protein has product MERAASDDDMTAADSVRRAGWRRKRWAIVLAFLALVLGAALAVWMSREQIVDDIIRDQLDANVIPASYTIDRVGGQTQVLSQVVLGDPDAPDFTAERVIVTLRHRFGVPEIGGVTLVEPRLYGTYRDGKFSLGSLDPLVFGPSESPAGLPNLNLTIRDGRGLIETDYGPVGLKIAGTGLVSHGWDGTLAALAPGLALPGCEAGRTSAYGKLTSTSGEPQFSGPVRLASLVCEDQALTLDDYALDLTVAADTRLANPAIEARLEGGETHYAGNTASAIMGTVRAQMRDRLTTAKYSLAARGVDTPQVLAAVLTAEGQLRASDGVERLQLEGSLEGNGLRLGRGLVATVESLARTGEGTLVAPLTRKMANALQAETRGSALDADIRLRFDPEGYSLLTPRAELRGGSGARLVSLSRVEIAARTGEMPRIVGNIATGGADMPRISGRMERSDSGGSIFRLAMERYSAGSSVLAVPQIMIAQGPGGALGFAGRVEASGALPGGSATNLRLPVEGRYGDRQLALWRSCTDVRFDRLELANLAFEKRGLTLCPPRGRAILNSGPGGLRIAAGTSSLDLEGYLGETPIRLASGPVGFAYPGVMTAKAIDVALGPADTASRFRVSGLEARLGDDIAGTFSDADIALAAVPMNLTQASGQWRFADGQLAIEEGEFTLVDRDEPARFEPLVAHGAVLALIDNVIAAQADLRHPASDRLVTAVDIRHDLASGAGFADLAVPGLQFDAGLQPMELSSLTKGVVANTEGTVTGRGRIDWAVDGTVTSTGRFTTDDLDFAAAFGPVKGASGTIEFTDLLNLTTAPGQTIRVASVNPGVEVFDGEVGFALQNGELLAVSGGTWPFMGGQLILRDVDLNLGVSEERRYIFEIVGLDAGTFVTEMELENITATGLFDGTVPIVFDERGNGRIDTGVLISRPPGGTVSYVGGLTYEDLSPIANFAFDALKSLDYSQMRVIMEGPLTGEIVTRVRFDGIRQGEGAKSNFVTKRLASLPLQFRINIKAQFYQLLNNLKSLYDPASVRDPRSLGLLSDDGTRLLRRSITGAEAEPIIDPDDIIPDEIPIQEQESE; this is encoded by the coding sequence ATGGAGCGGGCCGCGAGCGACGATGACATGACGGCCGCCGATTCCGTGCGGCGGGCAGGCTGGCGCCGCAAGCGCTGGGCGATTGTGCTTGCCTTCCTTGCGTTGGTACTGGGCGCCGCGCTGGCGGTCTGGATGTCGCGCGAGCAGATCGTCGACGACATCATCCGTGACCAGCTTGACGCGAACGTTATTCCCGCCAGTTACACGATAGACCGCGTCGGCGGCCAGACGCAGGTACTGTCTCAGGTCGTGCTCGGCGACCCCGATGCGCCCGATTTTACCGCTGAACGGGTGATCGTAACACTGCGGCACCGCTTCGGCGTGCCCGAGATCGGCGGGGTCACGCTGGTCGAACCGCGTCTCTACGGGACCTATCGTGATGGCAAGTTCAGCCTGGGAAGCCTCGACCCGCTGGTGTTCGGGCCGAGCGAAAGCCCTGCCGGCCTGCCCAACCTCAATCTGACCATCCGCGACGGGCGCGGCTTGATCGAAACCGATTACGGCCCTGTCGGACTCAAGATCGCTGGCACCGGACTGGTCAGCCATGGCTGGGACGGCACGCTGGCCGCGCTTGCGCCCGGGCTTGCGCTGCCGGGGTGTGAAGCAGGCCGGACGAGCGCCTATGGCAAGCTCACCTCGACCTCGGGCGAACCGCAATTCTCCGGCCCGGTGCGTCTCGCCTCGCTGGTGTGCGAAGACCAGGCGCTCACGCTCGACGACTATGCGCTGGACCTCACGGTCGCGGCCGACACGCGATTGGCAAATCCGGCGATCGAGGCCCGGCTCGAGGGCGGCGAAACGCATTATGCGGGCAACACCGCTTCCGCCATCATGGGCACGGTTCGCGCGCAAATGCGCGACCGGCTGACGACGGCAAAATATTCGCTCGCAGCACGCGGGGTCGATACCCCGCAGGTGCTTGCGGCGGTGCTGACCGCAGAAGGGCAGTTGCGTGCCAGCGACGGGGTCGAGCGGCTCCAGCTCGAAGGCAGCCTGGAAGGCAATGGATTGCGGCTAGGGCGCGGATTGGTGGCGACGGTGGAATCGCTCGCGCGGACTGGCGAGGGGACGCTGGTCGCACCGCTGACCCGCAAGATGGCGAATGCCTTGCAGGCGGAGACCCGCGGCAGCGCGCTCGATGCCGATATCCGTTTGCGGTTCGATCCCGAGGGGTATTCGCTGCTCACCCCGCGCGCCGAATTGCGCGGCGGCAGCGGCGCACGGCTGGTGTCGCTATCGCGCGTCGAAATCGCTGCGCGTACCGGCGAAATGCCGCGCATCGTGGGCAATATCGCCACCGGCGGCGCGGACATGCCGCGGATCAGCGGGCGGATGGAACGCAGCGATTCGGGCGGCTCGATTTTCCGCCTGGCGATGGAGCGGTATTCCGCGGGCAGTTCGGTGCTTGCCGTGCCGCAGATCATGATCGCGCAGGGGCCGGGCGGGGCGCTCGGCTTTGCGGGCCGGGTGGAGGCCAGCGGCGCGCTGCCGGGCGGCTCGGCGACCAATCTGCGGTTGCCGGTCGAGGGGCGGTACGGCGACAGACAGCTGGCTTTGTGGCGGTCGTGCACCGATGTCCGCTTCGATCGCCTCGAGCTCGCCAACCTCGCCTTCGAGAAGCGCGGCCTGACGCTATGCCCCCCGCGTGGGCGCGCAATTCTGAACAGCGGACCCGGCGGCCTGCGGATCGCCGCCGGAACATCGTCGCTCGATCTCGAGGGATATCTGGGCGAAACGCCGATCCGGCTCGCCTCCGGTCCGGTCGGCTTCGCTTATCCGGGTGTGATGACCGCCAAGGCGATCGATGTCGCGCTCGGCCCGGCGGACACCGCCAGCCGGTTCCGCGTGTCGGGGCTGGAGGCGCGGCTGGGCGACGATATCGCGGGGACGTTCAGCGATGCGGATATCGCGCTAGCGGCGGTGCCGATGAACCTGACGCAGGCCAGCGGCCAGTGGCGTTTCGCCGATGGCCAGCTGGCGATCGAGGAAGGCGAGTTCACGCTGGTCGACCGCGACGAACCCGCACGGTTCGAGCCGCTGGTCGCGCACGGTGCGGTGCTTGCGCTGATCGATAATGTCATCGCTGCGCAGGCCGATTTGCGCCATCCGGCGAGCGACCGGCTCGTCACCGCGGTCGATATTCGCCACGATCTGGCCAGTGGTGCGGGCTTTGCCGATCTTGCGGTGCCCGGCCTGCAATTCGATGCCGGGCTGCAGCCGATGGAGCTGTCGAGCCTGACCAAGGGCGTGGTCGCCAATACCGAAGGAACCGTCACCGGGCGGGGCCGGATCGACTGGGCGGTAGACGGGACCGTGACCAGTACCGGGCGCTTTACCACCGACGACCTCGATTTCGCGGCTGCTTTTGGCCCGGTGAAGGGCGCTAGCGGGACGATTGAATTTACCGATCTGCTCAATTTGACGACTGCGCCCGGGCAGACGATTCGCGTCGCGTCGGTCAATCCCGGGGTCGAGGTATTCGACGGCGAAGTCGGCTTTGCGCTGCAAAACGGCGAATTGCTCGCGGTGTCGGGTGGCACCTGGCCGTTCATGGGCGGGCAGCTGATCCTGCGCGATGTCGATCTCAATCTCGGAGTCAGCGAGGAACGGCGCTACATCTTCGAGATCGTCGGTCTGGATGCCGGGACCTTCGTCACCGAGATGGAACTGGAGAACATCACCGCGACGGGGCTGTTCGACGGGACCGTGCCGATCGTGTTCGACGAACGCGGCAATGGCCGGATCGATACCGGCGTCCTCATTTCGCGCCCGCCGGGCGGCACCGTCTCCTATGTCGGCGGACTGACCTATGAGGACCTCTCGCCGATCGCCAACTTTGCCTTCGATGCGCTGAAAAGCCTCGATTATTCGCAGATGCGGGTGATCATGGAAGGCCCGCTGACCGGCGAGATCGTGACCCGTGTCCGTTTCGACGGAATCCGGCAGGGGGAGGGCGCCAAGTCCAACTTCGTCACCAAGCGCCTCGCATCGCTGCCGCTGCAGTTCCGCATCAACATCAAGGCCCAGTTCTACCAGCTGTTGAACAATCTCAAATCGCTGTACGATCCGGCATCGGTGCGCGATCCCCGTTCGCTGGGCTTGCTGTCCGACGATGGCACGCGATTGCTGCGCCGTTCGATCACCGGCGCCGAGGCCGAACCGATTATCGACCCGGACGACATCATTCCGGACGAAATCCCTATTCAGGAGCAGGAAAGCGAGTGA
- a CDS encoding ATPase, with amino-acid sequence MPQIAQLAETWSSQVFWLLVFFGITFFVIGRGMVPRVMETVAQRDGQIAADLAAAKAARDAADAEEEAWRVRENENRAAAQAIVAGAKDEAAAKSEKKLKAAQARLDKKLAEAEDRIAEARTAALTEVEAVAAEAAQDIVSRLAGVSVTKPVATKAVKEALSHG; translated from the coding sequence ATGCCCCAGATCGCACAGCTTGCCGAAACATGGTCCAGCCAGGTCTTCTGGCTGCTGGTCTTTTTCGGCATCACCTTCTTCGTCATCGGCCGCGGCATGGTGCCGAGGGTGATGGAAACCGTCGCCCAGCGTGACGGCCAGATCGCCGCCGATCTCGCTGCAGCCAAGGCTGCGCGCGATGCCGCCGACGCCGAGGAAGAAGCCTGGCGGGTCCGCGAGAACGAGAACCGCGCCGCGGCGCAGGCAATCGTCGCCGGGGCCAAGGACGAGGCTGCGGCCAAGTCCGAAAAGAAGCTGAAGGCGGCACAGGCGCGGCTCGACAAGAAACTTGCCGAAGCCGAAGACCGTATCGCCGAAGCCCGCACTGCGGCGCTGACCGAAGTCGAAGCGGTTGCTGCCGAAGCGGCGCAGGACATCGTCTCGCGTCTCGCTGGCGTCAGCGTGACCAAGCCCGTCGCCACTAAGGCCGTCAAGGAGGCCCTGAGCCATGGCTAA
- a CDS encoding YnbE family lipoprotein produces the protein MLATVALGGCITVNAPEEPIVIELNVNIRQEVIYRLAEDAGNTIEDNADIF, from the coding sequence ATGCTGGCCACAGTCGCGCTGGGCGGATGCATTACGGTAAATGCGCCCGAAGAGCCGATCGTGATCGAGCTGAACGTCAACATCCGCCAGGAAGTGATCTACCGGCTCGCCGAGGATGCGGGCAATACGATCGAGGACAATGCGGATATCTTCTGA
- a CDS encoding F0F1 ATP synthase subunit A, with the protein MAAEQAKVDPMYQFTIEPLGGSGGWELAGYNIAFTNSAMWMLITTVVLFLFVLGGMKRELVPGRWQMTVETFTGFIDNMLEANIGKAGRKYVPYVFSLFMFILFANLLGLLPLGIFGLHPFTFTSHFTVTGVLAIISFSIVLLVGFWKHGFHFFSLFVPQGTPLPMIPIIAPIEFISFMVRPFSLGLRLFVAMMAGHVLLEVLSSFVIDGTNAGATFGLMVGLPSFILMIGICALELLVAGIQAYVFALLTSLYINDAENLH; encoded by the coding sequence GTGGCAGCCGAGCAGGCCAAAGTCGATCCGATGTACCAGTTCACCATCGAACCGCTTGGCGGTTCGGGCGGTTGGGAACTGGCCGGCTACAACATCGCCTTCACCAACAGCGCAATGTGGATGCTGATCACCACCGTGGTGCTCTTCCTCTTCGTGCTGGGCGGGATGAAGCGCGAGCTGGTGCCCGGGCGCTGGCAGATGACGGTGGAGACCTTCACCGGTTTCATCGACAATATGCTGGAAGCCAATATCGGCAAGGCGGGGCGCAAATACGTGCCCTATGTCTTCAGCCTGTTCATGTTCATCCTCTTCGCCAACCTCCTCGGCCTGCTGCCGCTGGGTATTTTCGGGCTGCACCCGTTCACCTTTACCAGCCACTTCACCGTCACCGGCGTGCTGGCGATCATCAGTTTCTCGATCGTGCTGCTGGTCGGCTTCTGGAAGCACGGCTTCCACTTCTTCAGCCTGTTCGTGCCGCAGGGCACGCCGCTGCCGATGATCCCGATCATCGCGCCGATCGAGTTCATCTCGTTCATGGTGCGCCCGTTCAGCCTCGGCCTGCGCCTGTTCGTCGCCATGATGGCCGGCCACGTGCTGCTCGAAGTGCTGTCGAGCTTCGTGATCGACGGCACCAATGCCGGCGCCACTTTCGGTCTGATGGTCGGTCTGCCCAGCTTCATCCTGATGATCGGCATCTGCGCTCTCGAGCTGCTGGTCGCCGGTATCCAGGCCTATGTTTTCGCTCTTCTGACGTCGCTGTATATCAACGACGCCGAGAACCTTCACTAA
- the radC gene encoding RadC family protein has protein sequence MGEWLPGDTNKSATHAGAGHRQRLRERLLSGGAEALADYELLEFLLFAAIRQGDTKPLAKTLIAHFGSFSGVLAADPQALQRVKGMGEASAAALYACSLAARRMARGAVQDKPVLASWQALLDYLAIDMAHLAHERVRVLYLNAQNRLILDHLLGEGSIDEAAIHPREVIRKAFDIGATALILVHNHPSGNPEPSRADIAITARIAEAGRLLGVTVHDHVIIGREGNVSLRAKGLI, from the coding sequence ATGGGGGAATGGTTGCCGGGGGATACGAATAAATCGGCGACGCATGCCGGTGCCGGGCACCGCCAGCGTCTGCGCGAACGCCTGCTGTCGGGCGGTGCCGAAGCACTCGCCGATTACGAACTGCTCGAATTCCTGCTCTTCGCCGCGATCCGCCAGGGCGATACCAAGCCGCTGGCCAAGACGCTGATTGCCCATTTCGGGTCGTTCTCGGGTGTCCTCGCCGCCGATCCGCAGGCGCTGCAACGGGTCAAGGGCATGGGCGAAGCCAGCGCCGCGGCACTTTATGCCTGCAGTCTGGCCGCCCGGCGGATGGCGCGCGGCGCAGTGCAGGACAAGCCGGTGCTGGCGAGCTGGCAGGCGCTGCTCGATTATCTCGCGATCGACATGGCGCATCTCGCTCACGAGCGCGTCCGCGTGCTTTACCTGAATGCGCAGAACCGGCTGATCCTCGACCACCTGCTTGGCGAGGGGTCGATCGACGAGGCGGCGATCCACCCGCGCGAAGTAATTCGCAAGGCGTTCGATATCGGCGCGACCGCGCTGATCCTGGTGCACAACCACCCCAGCGGGAATCCCGAACCCAGCCGTGCCGATATCGCTATCACCGCGCGGATTGCCGAGGCCGGCCGCCTGCTCGGCGTGACTGTGCACGACCATGTGATCATCGGCCGCGAGGGCAATGTCTCGCTGCGCGCGAAGGGCCTGATCTAA
- a CDS encoding AtpZ/AtpI family protein, with the protein MSDDEPAREPIEEDARIDALEKRLSAAQQREEQRNRPTASGADANYRSGNRVLADLLGGLLGGAVIGYAIGYFTGTNPWGLLIGLFLGIVVAFRNIFRAANKRPDE; encoded by the coding sequence ATGAGCGACGACGAACCCGCACGGGAACCTATCGAGGAGGATGCGCGGATCGACGCGCTGGAGAAGCGGCTCTCGGCCGCCCAGCAGCGCGAAGAGCAGCGTAACCGTCCCACGGCTTCGGGTGCCGATGCGAATTATCGCAGCGGCAACCGGGTTCTGGCGGACCTTCTCGGCGGGCTTCTTGGCGGTGCGGTCATCGGTTATGCCATCGGCTATTTCACCGGTACCAATCCCTGGGGTCTGTTGATCGGCCTGTTCCTCGGAATAGTGGTCGCCTTCAGAAACATTTTCCGTGCGGCAAACAAGCGCCCCGACGAGTGA
- a CDS encoding F0F1 ATP synthase subunit C — MEMEAAKLIGAGLAAIGAGMAAIGVGNVFGSFLESALRNPGAADGQQGRLFIGFAAAELLGLLAFVVSMILIFVA; from the coding sequence ATGGAAATGGAAGCTGCAAAGCTCATCGGTGCAGGCCTCGCAGCGATCGGTGCCGGTATGGCCGCGATCGGTGTGGGTAACGTCTTCGGTTCGTTCCTCGAAAGCGCGCTGCGCAATCCGGGTGCTGCCGACGGCCAGCAGGGCCGTCTGTTCATTGGCTTCGCCGCTGCCGAACTTCTCGGCCTGCTGGCGTTCGTCGTGTCGATGATCCTGATCTTCGTCGCCTAA
- a CDS encoding YdbL family protein: protein MTKPVLVAAAMATALGGFAAPAFAQRDPAYAAARSSGQVGERMDGYLGIVVGETPALRRIVNDINIKRRAVYSERAKANNATIEEYALTAGCQAILATEPGEKYQAPDGSWQTRGTGAPLRDPRCP, encoded by the coding sequence ATGACGAAACCGGTTCTGGTGGCTGCGGCCATGGCCACCGCGCTGGGCGGCTTCGCCGCGCCGGCCTTCGCGCAGCGCGATCCCGCCTATGCCGCGGCCCGTTCGTCGGGCCAGGTCGGCGAGCGGATGGATGGCTATCTGGGTATCGTGGTCGGCGAAACGCCCGCGCTGCGCCGGATCGTCAACGACATCAACATCAAGCGCCGCGCGGTCTATTCCGAACGCGCCAAGGCAAACAATGCGACGATCGAGGAATATGCCCTGACCGCCGGATGCCAGGCGATCCTTGCCACCGAACCGGGCGAGAAATACCAGGCACCCGATGGCAGCTGGCAGACCCGCGGCACCGGCGCCCCGCTGCGCGATCCGCGCTGCCCGTAA
- a CDS encoding DUF3857 domain-containing protein, which produces MSYRSLAAVPLFVLAAPVLAGEEVRYVEPPAWVEPLYDGGLAESRDNIPLYDRQVRLEDGTVTRYTDIAYWLDTTQTLQQAGTIQLAWLPDKGDLAVHRLEILRDGAVIDLLADGLRPEILRRERELERRSVDGVLTAAFAIPGLKIGDVLRVTSSSSLRDQALAGEMQFAEGIVAEPTKIGLGRLRLSWPESAPIQWKTLGDVAAPESWNESGYTVLDFSLPVAEPDPMPEDAPGRFTVGPQIQVGSFTDWAHVSQSMSRYFTTEGTIAPGGAIASEVARIEQATDVPLERAAMALRMVQDEVSYLLNGMDGGNYLPQAPELTWANRYGDCKAKSLLLLAMLRAMGIEAEAVLVDSDNGDAVAISQPIPGAFDHMIVRAQIAGTDYWLDGTNAGSRLATIDEVPDFGWALPIRSEGADLIPVTQRWPQAPDRLLKVTYDMSAGVDMPALYTADIEFRGSMGARWRAEAAQDDPMIVVGAATKYLEDVIGGVVYDARITYDDEAGVARLVAEGMAFDQFEFDRGVASHYVTGATTNWSFQPDRARSAWREIPYRTGGPLTMAELWTYQLPENSDAVQLSGIDTLDELAAGTRFIRAAELGEETFEFRDSTSYVPTEIPAAELGDARRAIRRIASGDPVLRIEGPARLWELDDKTIARRLQPHIDGASKLIELKSDMAAFHAFRGTLLTLARDYEDAIADLDRAIDLEGSAELYLLRGEAYNAMGEYDLALADAQTAFDLQGDFEYASNLALRLSLAGRADEALDLLDRLGLSGDEGVDVDTAWAEMSGHADRAAEAWDRLQVALDRQPDDVSLLNSQCWTAGIWSYQLELAEEVCDRAVAVSGNAPGVLDSRALAYYRLGRKDEAMADLEAALAQEPGQAASLFLRGLIRLESGDKSGREDLIYARRIEPGIDRQYKGYGLVPR; this is translated from the coding sequence TTGTCGTACCGTTCACTTGCTGCCGTGCCGCTGTTTGTCCTCGCCGCTCCCGTGTTGGCGGGTGAGGAAGTCCGTTATGTCGAACCGCCCGCCTGGGTCGAACCGCTGTATGACGGCGGCCTTGCGGAATCGCGTGACAACATTCCGCTTTACGACCGGCAGGTCCGGCTCGAGGACGGCACCGTCACGCGCTACACCGATATCGCCTATTGGCTCGATACCACGCAGACATTGCAGCAGGCGGGAACGATCCAGCTGGCCTGGCTGCCCGACAAGGGCGACCTGGCGGTGCACCGGCTCGAGATCCTGCGCGATGGCGCGGTCATCGATCTCCTCGCCGATGGGCTGCGGCCCGAAATCCTGCGCCGCGAACGTGAACTCGAGCGGCGCTCGGTCGATGGTGTCCTGACCGCCGCTTTCGCCATTCCGGGGCTGAAGATCGGCGATGTGCTGCGGGTAACGTCGTCGAGCAGCCTGCGCGACCAGGCGCTGGCGGGCGAAATGCAGTTTGCCGAAGGAATTGTTGCCGAGCCGACCAAGATCGGGCTGGGGCGCCTGCGGCTGTCATGGCCCGAATCGGCGCCAATCCAGTGGAAGACGCTGGGCGATGTGGCTGCGCCCGAGAGCTGGAACGAGAGCGGGTATACCGTGCTCGATTTCAGCCTGCCGGTGGCCGAGCCCGACCCCATGCCCGAGGATGCGCCGGGCCGGTTTACGGTGGGGCCGCAAATTCAGGTCGGCAGCTTTACCGACTGGGCCCACGTCTCGCAGTCGATGAGCCGCTATTTCACGACCGAGGGTACCATTGCGCCCGGCGGCGCGATCGCCAGCGAGGTGGCGCGGATCGAACAGGCCACCGACGTGCCGCTCGAACGCGCGGCGATGGCATTGCGGATGGTGCAGGACGAGGTCAGCTACCTGCTCAACGGCATGGACGGCGGCAATTACCTGCCCCAGGCGCCCGAACTGACCTGGGCGAACCGCTATGGCGACTGCAAGGCCAAGAGCCTGCTGCTGCTGGCCATGCTGCGCGCGATGGGGATCGAGGCCGAAGCGGTACTGGTCGATAGCGACAATGGCGATGCGGTGGCGATTTCGCAGCCGATCCCGGGCGCCTTCGACCATATGATTGTGCGCGCGCAAATCGCCGGCACGGACTATTGGCTCGACGGGACCAATGCCGGGTCGCGGCTGGCGACGATCGACGAAGTGCCCGACTTCGGCTGGGCCCTGCCGATCCGCAGCGAAGGCGCCGACCTGATCCCGGTTACGCAGCGCTGGCCCCAAGCGCCCGACCGGCTGCTGAAAGTGACCTATGACATGTCGGCAGGGGTCGACATGCCCGCGCTGTATACCGCCGACATCGAATTTCGCGGCTCGATGGGTGCGCGTTGGCGCGCGGAGGCAGCACAGGACGATCCCATGATCGTGGTCGGGGCGGCGACCAAGTATCTCGAAGACGTCATCGGGGGCGTCGTTTACGACGCGCGCATTACCTATGACGACGAGGCCGGGGTCGCCCGGCTGGTCGCCGAGGGCATGGCCTTCGACCAGTTCGAATTCGATCGCGGCGTCGCCAGCCATTATGTGACCGGGGCGACCACCAATTGGAGCTTCCAGCCAGATCGTGCGCGCTCGGCATGGCGCGAGATCCCCTATCGCACCGGTGGCCCGCTGACGATGGCGGAACTGTGGACCTACCAGCTGCCCGAAAACAGCGACGCTGTTCAACTGAGCGGTATCGACACACTCGACGAGCTCGCCGCGGGGACACGCTTCATCCGCGCCGCCGAACTGGGCGAGGAGACGTTCGAATTCCGCGATTCCACATCCTATGTTCCCACCGAGATTCCGGCTGCCGAACTCGGCGATGCGCGCCGTGCCATTCGCCGGATCGCCAGCGGGGACCCGGTGCTGCGCATCGAGGGTCCCGCGCGGCTGTGGGAGCTTGACGACAAGACCATCGCCCGGCGGCTCCAGCCGCATATCGACGGCGCGTCGAAACTGATCGAGCTCAAGTCCGATATGGCGGCCTTCCACGCCTTTCGCGGGACCCTGTTGACCCTGGCGCGCGACTACGAGGATGCGATCGCCGATTTGGATCGCGCGATCGATCTGGAAGGCAGCGCAGAGCTGTATCTGCTGCGCGGCGAGGCCTACAACGCCATGGGCGAATACGATTTGGCGCTGGCGGATGCGCAGACCGCTTTCGATTTGCAGGGCGATTTCGAATATGCCTCGAACCTCGCGCTGCGACTGTCGCTGGCGGGCCGCGCGGACGAGGCGCTCGACTTGCTCGACCGGCTGGGCCTGTCGGGGGACGAGGGCGTTGACGTCGACACCGCGTGGGCCGAAATGTCCGGCCATGCGGACCGCGCCGCCGAGGCGTGGGACCGGCTCCAGGTCGCTCTCGACCGCCAGCCCGACGACGTATCACTGCTCAATTCGCAGTGTTGGACCGCGGGTATCTGGAGCTACCAGCTCGAACTGGCCGAGGAGGTCTGCGACCGGGCAGTTGCGGTCTCGGGCAATGCGCCCGGCGTGCTCGATAGCCGCGCGCTTGCCTATTACCGTCTTGGCCGCAAGGACGAGGCGATGGCGGATCTGGAGGCGGCACTGGCGCAGGAGCCTGGGCAGGCGGCTAGCCTGTTCCTGCGCGGCCTGATCCGGCTGGAGAGCGGTGACAAGAGCGGGCGCGAGGATCTGATTTACGCGCGGCGGATCGAACCGGGTATCGATCGCCAGTACAAGGGCTACGGCCTGGTCCCGCGCTGA